From the genome of Deinococcus sp. JMULE3, one region includes:
- a CDS encoding prepilin-type N-terminal cleavage/methylation domain-containing protein — MRPPPSTPTQGFTLIELLIGISLALLVLFAASSLLISSSRSASDLQVRNDLLLEQQVAANYLIAGAREAAYVYPNGTPINLPANYSTTRPGGGSWTVGGSVPILAFIQAPERPVAGCALTTADTRRACYVFRAYYPVLRGDWTAGAPDEANPGPDTSNDTRWVLAEFAQPLNAVTPPTITGALNLAAAGLDGTASLLLDYVQPAVPGLPDLLSAVTPAPQTPGGVRVTLNLSLNRAVRGRDTTLPARPDANPVNWVQRVTVAPRNVGTLSP, encoded by the coding sequence ATGAGGCCCCCACCGTCCACCCCCACGCAGGGATTCACGCTGATCGAACTGCTGATCGGTATCAGCCTGGCCCTGCTGGTCCTGTTCGCCGCGAGCAGCCTGCTGATCAGCAGCAGCCGCAGCGCCAGCGACCTGCAGGTCCGCAACGATCTGCTGCTCGAACAGCAGGTGGCGGCGAACTACCTGATCGCTGGCGCCCGCGAGGCCGCGTACGTGTACCCGAACGGCACCCCCATCAACCTGCCCGCGAACTACTCCACCACCCGCCCCGGCGGTGGCAGCTGGACCGTCGGGGGCAGCGTGCCCATCCTGGCGTTCATCCAGGCGCCCGAGCGGCCCGTCGCCGGGTGCGCCCTGACCACCGCCGACACCCGCCGCGCCTGCTACGTGTTCCGCGCGTACTACCCGGTCCTGCGCGGCGACTGGACCGCTGGCGCACCCGACGAGGCCAACCCCGGCCCCGACACCAGCAACGACACCCGATGGGTCCTTGCCGAGTTCGCGCAGCCGCTGAACGCCGTCACGCCGCCCACCATCACGGGCGCGCTGAACCTCGCCGCCGCCGGACTGGACGGCACAGCCAGCCTGCTGCTCGACTACGTGCAGCCCGCCGTGCCGGGCCTGCCGGACCTGCTGAGCGCCGTCACGCCCGCGCCCCAGACTCCCGGTGGAGTGCGGGTCACCTTGAACCTCAGCCTGAACCGCGCCGTGCGGGGCCGCGACACCACCCTGCCCGCCCGGCCCGACGCGAACCCCGTCAACTGGGTGCAGCGCGTGACCGTCGCGCCACGCAACGTCGGCACCCTGAGTCCCTGA
- a CDS encoding DUF4900 domain-containing protein produces MRSTERTQGATLIVSLLLVMLLLAVIMSVTAQVTLSTRRSSSDQESVLRAQLAAESGTSLVQARLRVMSTLLRSAQFTPDDTPLVMGDLAALCGLGSLPAVAIGADVCDLSGLSSGLNETGDARVRLLVRAVNATAFAAAGLDGSTDAKRAAYWREMFSGATGTTLNGAPSGAGYAATYGLRPTRLTRSGPSEYRLFFSMPDAQITGTAGTTTRQVRLRAEQSSLNLVIQRASLAPNALFTNHHFASAAAEAAGNRITFTSRTMFSGPVHTNGQFRFIGKPWFGGAVTSAGCPAGQIVNPGTGDQCAVAPQPGAYFDSTFTASAAMTPSPDAPTLCYAGNPDCAGNPDVAPSFPQGVTWNAPFVQLPVNGNDQATAALTGGVLIPGNVTNLQLFRATVGGQDSQRITYTTDTGVTVNLAVGANRKLRIQDGSGNWVPAARAADGSIAPGSPASDFNGVVYVNGAVASLNAGPDPTVPAVAPFSGLTLAATGNINITSDLTYADPPCSGQHTRNADGSVTPATCANLTATNILGIYSSAGNVNLISPQVDPTSRLGNDPKIHAVMMAGAGAVQVNGYGTGAPMGNVNLIGGIIENYYGAFGTTSGNVQQTGYGRNFVFDPRTLAGVEPPYFPTSRTWTMALVTTPTGTTQPLNPVDLRGDTVSEAP; encoded by the coding sequence ATGCGGTCCACCGAACGAACGCAGGGCGCCACCCTGATCGTCTCCCTGTTGCTGGTCATGCTGCTCCTCGCGGTGATCATGAGCGTCACCGCGCAGGTCACCCTCTCGACCCGCCGCTCCAGCAGCGACCAGGAAAGCGTCCTGCGCGCCCAGCTGGCCGCCGAATCCGGCACCTCGCTGGTCCAGGCGCGCCTGCGCGTCATGAGCACCCTGCTGCGCAGCGCGCAGTTCACCCCAGACGACACGCCGCTGGTCATGGGCGACCTGGCCGCCCTGTGCGGACTGGGCAGCCTGCCCGCCGTCGCCATCGGCGCGGACGTCTGCGACCTGAGCGGCCTCAGCAGCGGCCTGAACGAGACCGGGGACGCCCGCGTCCGCCTGCTCGTGCGCGCCGTGAACGCCACGGCCTTCGCCGCCGCCGGACTCGACGGCAGCACCGACGCCAAACGAGCCGCCTACTGGCGCGAGATGTTCAGCGGCGCCACCGGCACCACCCTGAACGGCGCGCCCAGCGGCGCCGGGTACGCCGCCACGTACGGCCTGCGCCCCACCCGCCTGACCCGCAGCGGCCCCAGCGAGTACCGCCTGTTCTTCAGCATGCCCGACGCGCAGATCACCGGCACGGCCGGAACCACCACCCGGCAGGTCCGCCTGCGCGCCGAACAGTCCAGCCTGAACCTCGTGATCCAGCGGGCCTCCCTGGCGCCCAACGCCCTGTTCACCAACCACCACTTCGCCTCGGCGGCGGCGGAAGCGGCCGGCAACCGCATCACCTTCACCAGCCGCACCATGTTCAGCGGGCCGGTCCACACCAACGGCCAGTTCCGCTTCATCGGGAAACCCTGGTTCGGCGGGGCCGTCACCAGCGCCGGCTGCCCCGCCGGGCAGATCGTCAACCCCGGCACCGGCGACCAGTGCGCCGTCGCCCCCCAGCCCGGCGCGTACTTCGACTCGACCTTCACGGCCAGCGCCGCCATGACCCCCAGCCCCGACGCGCCCACCCTCTGCTACGCCGGGAACCCCGACTGCGCCGGGAACCCCGACGTGGCCCCCAGCTTCCCGCAGGGCGTCACCTGGAACGCGCCCTTCGTGCAACTGCCCGTCAACGGCAACGATCAGGCCACCGCCGCGCTGACCGGCGGCGTGCTGATTCCCGGCAACGTCACGAACCTGCAACTGTTCCGCGCGACCGTCGGCGGGCAGGACAGCCAGCGCATCACGTACACCACCGACACCGGCGTGACCGTGAACCTCGCCGTGGGCGCCAACCGGAAACTGCGCATTCAGGACGGCAGCGGCAACTGGGTGCCCGCCGCCCGCGCCGCCGACGGCAGCATCGCCCCTGGCAGTCCCGCCTCGGACTTCAACGGCGTGGTGTACGTCAATGGCGCCGTGGCGAGCCTGAACGCCGGACCCGACCCGACCGTCCCCGCCGTCGCGCCCTTCAGCGGCCTGACCCTGGCCGCCACCGGCAACATCAACATCACCAGCGACCTGACGTACGCCGATCCCCCCTGCAGCGGGCAGCACACCCGCAACGCCGACGGCAGCGTCACCCCGGCCACCTGCGCGAACCTGACCGCCACGAACATCCTGGGTATCTACTCCAGCGCCGGCAACGTGAACCTGATCAGCCCGCAGGTCGACCCGACCTCCCGGCTGGGCAACGACCCGAAGATCCACGCGGTCATGATGGCCGGCGCGGGCGCCGTGCAGGTCAACGGCTACGGCACCGGTGCCCCCATGGGCAACGTGAACCTGATCGGCGGGATCATCGAGAACTACTACGGCGCGTTCGGCACCACCAGCGGCAACGTGCAGCAGACCGGGTACGGCCGGAACTTCGTGTTCGACCCGCGCACCCTCGCCGGTGTGGAACCCCCGTACTTCCCGACCTCGCGCACCTGGACCATGGCCCTGGTCACGACGCCCACCGGCACCACCCAGCCCCTGAACCCCGTCGACCTGCGCGGCGACACCGTCTCGGAGGCCCCATGA
- a CDS encoding CTP synthase: protein MKYIFVTGGVVSSLGKGVASASLGALLRARGYKVTAVKIDPYINIDAGTMRPYEHGECFVTASGAETDLDIGNYERFLDLDIPAGSNITTGQVYQEVIRKERAGDYLSQTVQVIPHVTDEIKRRVRAAGERAGAEIVLIEVGGTVGDIESLPFLEAIRQFKFDEGDENVLYLHLTLVPYLGTSNEFKTKPTQHSVAELRSVGISPDIVMVRSKEKLPPEITRKIAAFTSVRENRVFSSFDVSHVYEVPLALEEQGLGKTVEDILGLERIHPNLGVWQNAVKTIKQPAREVTIAIAGKYTAMPDAYLSLMESLTHAGIANDAKVNIQWVNAEDLADPSVTDADVRARLEGADGILVPGGFGIRGIEGKIRAAQYARESGTPYLGICLGMQIAVIEYARHKAGLDGANSAEFDEYAPHKVIDLMPEQLEVAGMGGTMRLGDWPMDLQAGTKIAELYGVPQGGTVRERHRHRFEVNPAYTQQLKDAGLVISGVTPGVEGRGAGLVETIEIPGHPYFVALQAHPEFKSRPMRPSPPFAGLIKAALDAQQN from the coding sequence ATGAAATACATCTTCGTCACAGGCGGCGTCGTCAGCAGCCTCGGTAAAGGCGTGGCCAGCGCGTCCCTCGGGGCGCTGCTGCGCGCGCGCGGGTACAAGGTCACGGCCGTCAAGATCGACCCGTACATCAACATCGACGCGGGCACCATGCGCCCCTACGAGCACGGCGAGTGCTTCGTCACCGCGTCCGGCGCCGAGACCGACCTCGACATCGGCAACTACGAGCGATTCCTGGACCTGGACATCCCGGCGGGCAGCAACATCACGACCGGGCAGGTCTACCAGGAGGTCATCCGCAAGGAACGCGCCGGGGACTACCTCTCGCAGACCGTGCAGGTCATCCCGCACGTCACCGACGAGATCAAACGCCGCGTCCGCGCCGCCGGGGAACGCGCCGGAGCCGAGATCGTCCTGATCGAGGTGGGCGGCACCGTCGGTGACATCGAAAGCCTGCCGTTCCTCGAAGCGATCCGGCAGTTCAAGTTCGACGAGGGCGACGAGAACGTCCTGTACCTGCACCTGACGCTCGTGCCGTACCTGGGCACCAGCAACGAGTTCAAGACCAAACCCACCCAGCACTCGGTCGCGGAACTGCGCAGCGTGGGCATCAGCCCCGACATCGTCATGGTGCGCAGCAAGGAAAAACTCCCGCCCGAGATCACCCGCAAGATCGCCGCGTTCACCAGCGTGCGCGAGAACCGCGTCTTCTCCAGCTTCGACGTCTCCCACGTGTACGAGGTGCCCCTCGCACTGGAGGAACAGGGCCTCGGCAAGACCGTCGAGGACATCCTGGGCCTCGAGCGCATCCACCCGAACCTCGGCGTGTGGCAGAACGCCGTCAAGACCATCAAACAGCCCGCCCGTGAAGTCACGATCGCCATCGCCGGGAAGTACACCGCGATGCCCGACGCGTACCTGAGCCTCATGGAGTCCCTCACGCACGCCGGCATCGCCAACGACGCCAAGGTGAACATCCAGTGGGTGAACGCCGAGGACCTCGCCGACCCCAGCGTCACCGACGCGGACGTCAGGGCCCGCCTGGAAGGTGCCGACGGCATCCTCGTGCCCGGAGGCTTCGGCATCCGCGGCATCGAAGGCAAGATCCGCGCCGCGCAGTACGCCCGCGAGAGCGGCACCCCCTACCTGGGCATCTGCCTGGGCATGCAGATCGCCGTGATCGAATACGCCCGCCACAAGGCCGGACTGGACGGCGCCAACAGCGCCGAGTTCGACGAGTACGCCCCCCACAAGGTCATCGACCTGATGCCCGAACAGCTCGAAGTCGCCGGGATGGGCGGCACCATGCGCCTCGGCGACTGGCCCATGGACCTCCAGGCGGGTACGAAGATCGCCGAACTGTACGGCGTTCCGCAGGGCGGCACCGTCCGCGAACGCCACCGCCACCGCTTCGAGGTGAACCCCGCCTACACCCAGCAGCTCAAGGACGCCGGACTCGTCATCAGCGGCGTCACCCCCGGCGTCGAGGGACGCGGCGCGGGCCTCGTGGAAACCATCGAGATTCCCGGCCACCCGTACTTCGTGGCCCTGCAGGCCCACCCGGAATTCAAGAGCCGCCCCATGCGCCCCAGCCCCCCCTTCGCCGGACTGATCAAAGCCGCGCTGGACGCCCAGCAGAACTGA
- a CDS encoding Tfp pilus assembly protein FimT/FimU — translation MTRSPSPRTQGFTLLELLLVIAILGIIAGIFGWSLLGSLRATQLRDAAAQLGADLRAARSATLKSGQSTTVTTTPSSGSYTVTRGADTRTLTLPGSVQVSAQTAPSVQYRAPGGTTDGAGVIWTLRHPGNGKLMQVRIIGLTGKVILNAN, via the coding sequence ATGACCCGCAGCCCGAGCCCCCGCACCCAGGGCTTCACGCTGCTGGAACTGCTGCTGGTCATCGCGATCCTGGGCATCATCGCGGGCATCTTCGGCTGGTCGCTGCTGGGCAGCCTGCGCGCCACGCAACTGCGCGACGCCGCCGCGCAGCTCGGCGCGGACCTGCGCGCCGCCCGCAGCGCCACCCTGAAAAGCGGCCAGAGCACCACCGTCACCACCACCCCCAGCAGCGGCAGTTACACCGTCACGCGCGGCGCGGACACCCGCACCCTGACCCTGCCGGGCAGCGTGCAGGTCAGCGCCCAGACCGCCCCCAGCGTGCAGTACCGCGCGCCCGGCGGCACCACCGACGGCGCGGGCGTCATCTGGACGCTGCGCCACCCCGGCAACGGGAAACTCATGCAGGTCCGGATCATCGGCCTGACCGGGAAGGTCATCCTGAATGCGAACTGA